In Elaeis guineensis isolate ETL-2024a chromosome 1, EG11, whole genome shotgun sequence, a genomic segment contains:
- the LOC140856725 gene encoding uncharacterized protein, giving the protein MGLQYSTAYHPQTDGQSEVVNRCLETYLQCAVGDSTIQTTPFEALYGVPPPIHIPYVPGDSNVEAVDLQLRSRETAITFCNIYAQQSVMRGSPKFQAKYYGPYQIIECIGKTAYKLHLPSDALIHNVFHVSLSKPAHASVVASSELPPLSHQSTVLPQAILDRRMVKRKNAAATQFLVHWQSSSPVDAMWEFADDFQLHFPFFSLGTRNLGDGNIVTN; this is encoded by the exons ATGGGACTCCAGTATTCTACAGCATATCACCCACAAACAGATGGGCAAAGTGAGGTAGTGAATAGGTGTCTTGAAACCTATCTTCAGTGTGCAGTGGGTGACTCTACAATTCAGACAACTCCATTCGAGGCTCTTTATGGTGTCCCACCTCCCATTCATATTCCTTATGTGCCGGGTGATTCTAATGTCGAAGCTGTTGATCTTCAGCTCAGGAGCCGTGAAACAGCTATTACTTT TTGCAACATTTACGCTCAACAATCAGTGATGAGAGGGTCTCCTAAATTTCAAGCGAAATACTATGGGCCGTATCAAATAATTGAATGCATTGGTAAAACTGCCTACAAACTTCATTTGCCATCTGATGCTCTTATCCACAATGTGTTCCATGTGTCCCTTTCGAAACCTGCTCATGCATCAGTGGTAGCATCCTCTGAACTTCCACCTCTCTCTCATCAGTCTACAGTTCTTCCTCAGGCTATACTTGACCGCCGTATGGTGAAACGTAAGAATGCTGCAGCTACTCAGTTTCTTGTTCATTGGCAGAGTTCCTCTCCTGTGGATGCGATGTGGGAATTTGCTGATGATTTTCAGCTGCATTTCCCATTCTTTTCCTTGGGGACAAGGAATCTTGGGGACGGGAATATTGTTACGAACTGA